The Amphiura filiformis chromosome 8, Afil_fr2py, whole genome shotgun sequence genomic sequence CTGGCTGCAGTTTAAACTTTAATGCAGAGGTTGTTATgggttattatttattctatGATTTTATCTGTCAAATCCTGCTGAAGTCGTGTTCAATCTCTGTTCGTGGTCATACACACATGCctatcatacagggtgtatcaaaatgattggtacccatcaattttgatgtttattgaaaagcctgcctcttccaaatacaacattggatactcttgaaatttccagaatgtatagtttatgacatgTTTTACAATGATGGATCTTCAAATTATTTGgattttatgttgaattttgatgtgtcaggctcatccattttcaataaaatctgatgggtaccaatcattttgatacagcttgtaataCCATGCATGTGTTGCATGCATGGCTGTATGAAAATGGAGTGCTAGTTATTTTTACAACTGGGATTTTGATCGATCCGAGATCAAAAGCTATACATAATGTGCAATATTGCCAAAGGTGCCAAGTTGTGCTAGCTCAATGTATAACATAAGATCGTTAGTATCACGGCTTCACCAAACTGTATGACTATTTAACTTGAGATCCCGgttttggatattgtttgaagatATGTTTTCTTATGGAAGTTATCAATGACCGATGACGTGTTCCTCCTATGGCCGGCTAAACGTGAGACTTTTTTTTTAACCCGAGGACATTTTGCGCGGACTGGGCCATGGGAGGTCGGTTGTTGGTTCGCCTCGCCTTTGTGCTTTCGCTGCTTATAAAGCATCGTTAAACTCTGACTGAGATCGAGATGGGTTAAAATGAGGTTATCTTGCGAGGTCAAACAGATGTACCAAATTTGAATGGTTTGTTTTCAAAACTTCGCGAATATTACATGAAATCTTGAACCAATGACTAAATAATGTACTGATATTGCTTTCTAAACCTATAATTTAGAAACTATTTTCTCAGGATCCCTGTTATTTGTTGGTGTCACAAAAGATAAAAGAAAACTTACAGATAATTTTACATGCTCATGATGCTTCATAATTGAACAATCACACATTAGCAATGCAATTGGTGTATGCAATTACTGTACAGGAAAAAATCAAAGGTGGTAGACTTTGTAAACCGCAAGTCACTCCTGTTCAGGGTGTCAGGTTGTGAGCAGGTCTTGCCAACGGGTCAACGCTCCTCTATATAATGGATCAAGGGGAAACCGATGCAAGGCCAGACTCTATAAAAGGCCGGTTTCGATTTGTTGCGTATTGATTTGCTACTAGGATTGCAACATTTCCGCTAAATGGAGGTGAAGCACAGGGATACGGCTGtatatcttacattttaagaaGTCTTTACTTGAGCTAAACTTATATATatttagttctttctttctttaatgtcCTTCCTTGATTGAGCATAAGGAATATTAGAATCTATTTCTTTTAGAAGATCCGCATTGGTCTAAAACTCCTTAAAGCAATGTTTTTTCAGAGCAATTCACATCTTTACTTGAGCTAAACTTATATAGTTCTTTCTATAATGTCCTTCCTTGATTGAGTATAAGGAATATTAGAATCTATTTCTTTTAGAAGATCCGCATTGTTCTAAAACTCCTGAAAGCAATGTTTTTTCGGAGAAATTCACATCAGTAAAAATTGCATAATCCCAGTTAAGTATATTCTTGTGTTTTGCTACGTTCAAGGTAATACACTATTGAATTTCGCCGTgggataaaataataaataaagtttACTTATTTCACCATTTAATGTCAATAACACCTGCCGGTTCAAGCTTATCGATTGTGGCTGGTTCATTATCTGACAATTGATCACCCACATATAGAATATGTACATATTTATAATGCCAGTGTTATAATACTTACTCAACGGACACATCTTATCCAGGTAGTATCCCCGATAGAAGCCTGACATAATGCATTTTTGTCACCAATGAATAAAGATATCGCTGTACCCGTTAGCGATTACTGTAGGGAATTTGGTGTCTAATAAATAacagtattttttttattcctaTTTGGTTACGTAATCCATGTTGACGTTCCAAGAGGAGTCCTTGAGCAAATCAGCAAGCtgcgttattttatttttaaatcaagcGCCCAAATACTAAACAGGTGGGTGACACATCTGCTGATTGCCTCGTAGGTACAGGATATGTTGTGCTTTTAAAACTAAGAAGAACACTGTCAATAATTTAAAACACAGTCATTTTGATACATAAATACCTCACTTGACACAATACTACCTGAATCCTTTGGAAGCGACGAGGCCATTTGATTGACTGAAGATGGAGTTTCAAAGTGACAAATCTTTCAATGACATTTCCTTCAAACGAGCCAATAATGAAGAGAATAGCCATTTATATCTTCATTTCtttaaatttccattttttttttcaaataaattgaaaatacACATTTCTTGGTCATGTTAATCTGTAGAACTAATTCGAGCTCACATATTTCCTAATGAAGTTTGTTTCTGTTAGAAATTGTCcttgttttaaatatatttttacgtTTTGTGTTTTATTGTATTCTCTCATACATTACTCCCCGCGAGTAGTATACACCAAATTACGGCGTTTTGGTGCTGTTTGCGCAAATATCATCTTTTGTCCGCGACATAGCTGATGGGATCTCAAATATGCCCATCTCATCTATCAAGACAGGGCTCTATAACCATCAATAGTTttgtacactcatagaatgacATCAACTTAtattccacaacttgaggtcaaccttTGAGCTATAGTATCTGAATAGAGGTTATTGCAATGTGCCTCTGGAATGAAACTATATTGGTTTGTTGAGCTAGCGGTacacatttgaatttgaattcgCCACAAAGATATAATACTACGAATCTACGTCTTTGTTAGGAATTGGAAAATTTTACAGCTTTATACACATCAATTCGCCACACTGGTCGCTGATGGGTACAACCTCTCTTTATTCATCGACAACCATGTCTGACTATCGGCAATGTCTTTTGGGCAAGACCTCTATTAGCCAACGTTTTGGTGCGTTACAAGATGCCGATACGATTTAATGCATTGCAAAGTGTAAATTATGTGAACTGTAGGTTGCGACTTTCATTAGAAAATTAAATTCATGAGCATGAGCTAGAATATGTATGCTTTTgaataaaatcaataataaattTGATGAACTTAGTGACACCGTTTGTCAATTTAAGCTTCATCTGTTTTAGtgcttaataataatgatatcacatgCAAAAGCagtatattgtttttaaaaacacaaaTGCTAACTGCATTTCATTTTTCCATGATATCATATTTTGAATAACTGAGTCCTTCTTACTAAAAATAGGTAATATTTAAGAttggttttgtattttaatatggtAGTTTTTCTCTTGATAATTGTATGTTATCatggtaattattattattgcataaatttgcatattaaatatgatatttggaaacaaattaaaaggaataatcggaaatgattacgtaactgatgtaatcttgaaccatattttgtacgtgttctcaaaattacaatagGCAATTATGTTACCAGGCTGACGATTTAATGCTTATACGTTGAGATTTTGGAGGCGAAAAACTATTAAACACCAGAACTGAGTAAATTACACTTAGGataatatatacataatacacactACCTTCATCTCCTTTCCTGATCCTAAACATTCATCAGAATGAATGTTTTAGAGCGCTCATTAATAACATatacaaataatatattataGTAAACATGTATCTTCACCTGTCACCAGAGATATGTGAATTGGTGTCAAGCTTCCACCCATACTGAATTCAAAAGGTTAGCTCATTCTCCGTTACGTGAGGAAACACTATCCCACAATACTTTGATTAGATTTTACCAGAACCGGTTAATGATAATACAAACACCGTAACATGTGTAAGGTATTCCGTTAACACTAAGCACATCAACATGATTAACTTGTACTTGTAGTGGTACCACTCATTTAAAAACCTAACAAACAAACAGGCATCAAGCCAAAGCAACAAAACTAAAATAAATGTAGAATGACCTATTAGTGCAGCAACGTGATAAACGAGCGTATCTGAATATACCCTTGTACTTAAAAAAGGTCGCTAACCACGATGTTCCAAGAACCACGTAAATGATCATTATGAGCATCATTTACGGACACATCTCTGTATTAAACTTATCCATTCATTTACATAACCTTCAAAGTAAGATCAACTCCCCGAGTTTGTTTTCATACATTCATACGTGTAAACCATGATAATTGGCAGTACAAACTCCTGGAGACTCTAAAGCTAGCTGATTTGAATTCGCCGTAGGAGTAGTGATGTaaccggattaattaccatattaTGAAAGgtgaaaacaagttttgaatgtattgccccgcactataagtaggctgcactcatcacctgtcatgtctgtgtatgcgTGTAATCATAgatggaatacaataccgctcttttcgaagacaccAATTGCACAGGTGTGAGTGAAACGCACATtgactcagcataatgtgaaatttccataaTGTGAAATTACGATCCAGGTCCTTATGCCTATTTTTTATAATCAATGGTGCGATAAAGAGTTAAAGCGTACgtcaatacatttaaaaatagttTCCCCTATTAAGTAAGCCGTTTTAGCAACACGTCTTACCTACGGGGTGGTTACCACCTCCCCATGATTTTAAAAAATAGACTTTGTATGTATGCCTCTTGGTACGGTGCCATGGGATATATATATGTGGATCTCCTTTTACCAATGATACCTAAAAAGTTCCAATATGCATcctatgacgtcacactgacatTATAATCTCAGCGAACCATTAAACCATTCAACCTATTCTTACGTAAACAAATAGATTAAAATCTATACTGTCAATATAATTTTCATTAGACAGTGTTAGAGCACTTTGTAAAATCTCTGGGTGACAACCACCGTCCTTACCCGGTACCCTCGATTTTGATAGTATCGCCTAACCCGGGTAAGGTAGGGTTGTCAGTTTTTTATCGCTAAAATGAGCGAAAAAGTTGGCCCTACAATTACATATAAGCCTTTGGTTACAAATCAGCTAGATAGGGACATGGAttgctttttttttatatcgTTGTTAATAACTTGAGCATTTATGATTCTGCGTTAATCGGCAatatagtaaaataaaataatcaattttATGTGTTTTGAAATTAATCAAGGCCACTTTGACAATTTGCTTGTCCGAGGCTATTGTGAAATTGAACTCGGAACAAACTTTACAGCCTAGACATTTTTGCCGCAGTATCTTTTCCTATAACAGGTAGGTCAAAGTATAAGTTGTGCACAGGTATGGTCATGATATTACCGCAATGAATGTTGGGATTAATAACCTGTACTGATCCGTAGAGAGTGAAGCTGTGGCTGATTCGTTCGCTACATTGATTCCAAGGCAGTAGATAATGGGCCTTGGAGAAATTAAGTGACTTCAAATGTAATTAATTTATAATAAGATTCGTTCCCCCTCATCTTGACTGGGAACCATTTCAGTATTGGGGATTATTAACGAATGAAAGTGGCGGTTTACAGAGTAGTAAAGTAAAGAAGTTTTTGTGAGAGGTAACGAGGTTTTATCTTATGAAATATATTAGTACTTTATTCTtatagaaaacataaattttggggatttttttcTAATAAATTTTGACTGTAGGACCTATTTCTGGATTAGCAAGTAACGCCTGCAAAAACAGGTTAGAATATTTAAGCTGCTTTTAAGTCAGTACCGATATGCACTGAATACCAATTGCTGCAAGACAATGATTTAATTATGGTAAAATCCACTCGTGATCTGGCATGGGCAGGAATTAACACGCTACATTAATATCCCAATGCAAATGAACACATCTTAGAATTTCAAATGTCTTTTTTGATCTGATCAACAGCTTATGTGGTAAATTTATGCTGTTGTGTGGTAAATTTGTGCTGTTGGTTGACGAGGTAATATCCTTCAATGATTTGGAACCTTTTAGTGATTTTTCcaactatttttattttttgctttcAAGTTTCGACAGGTTTTCAGTTCAATACATGGTATTATAATCAAAGCTGAACCTGTTATTGTGCCATTACCTGAGTTCAGTTTATATACGGTATTCTACACGTAACTCGTCTACATGGCCATTTGATGAAATGGCTCCAAAATAATAATATGGTAATTCTTTTATGACGTAACATCTGAATATATCGTGCTTTCTCACTCACTGAATTGTGTGCAGAACTGTGTCTTCAAAAACAGAGACCTAGTAGGCTATGTGTatgaaataccgtaaaattccgtctacaagcatatatatgcctctaaacgaggttttttgacacaagagacaagaggcagacactctcaacaaaaacgttatttggagtttgaacaactatattactgataaaggcgtctgtacaaacatgtatatatgtaagaccaatctattgcaatgtttttgagaagggtattggcctttcatatctttcgtttaaaaaaaaccgtttagaggcatatatgcttctagacggaattctacggtattctaCACATAACTCGTCTACATGGCCATTTGATGGAATTGCTCCAAAATAATAATATGGAAATTATTTTATGACGTAACATCTGAATATATCGAACTCGTGCTTTCTCACTCACTGAATTGTGTGCAGAACTGTGTCTTCAAAAACAGAGACCTAGTATGTGTATGAAATATATCACCTAGCGTAAAATCAAGAGAAATACCTAACGCAATCCACACGTTAACTCAAAGCCAccttataataagaaaagagtgTCCCAGAAGAGTGATGAAGAGTtttgaattattattttttttcacataaatatcTCACGGAGCTACATGATAATGGTAATAATATCTTCCTAAATTGCTCTATTTTTACGTCtttcatattatatttatatatttctcgCTTTGAGATCATTTAATTTAAATGTTCAATTCCGGTCGTTATAACTTCTGCAGGGTATGAATGAAAAACACCGGTAAACGATTTGCAAtagttgtggaggaaaataaatacaaattaggAAAAAGAACACATCGTTTTGCGGGATTTGCGGGGGGTAATAAAAATTGATCGGAatttttggttgtcaaaatgttGCGGAAGGATTCATATTTAGCCAATGCTAAAACGTTGGTAAAATACGCGAATAAGACTTATTTAATCGTTTTAGAAGTCTCTTATAACGTAATGAAATGACGACCCAAGGTTAAAATTGTACCTTGCGTGAGCACAAAGTGTAGGAAATAAACACGACTCTTTTGACAAATGTCTGAGCTGTTCGCAAGATTACCGAAAAGAcacattgtttttatatattgttCTCTGAGCTATGGTGTTAATACTTGATCCCTCCTATTCGCTAATTTGCTGACAAAATGCGACGTCATATCCTTTCTTTGCGAAGCAATCTTGCTAAATACGAACAGACCTGAACGATGATCAACGTAAACAGAATACCGTCATTTGACATAGTTTTTCAACAGGTGTTGGGCTCAAGCTTGAACTAGTTTATCACTGTATAATTATATAGAATCACGGCGTATTCGCTAGTCAGCATTACCTTAAGAATCCGAAAAGATTTACCCCAATACAGATTCTTGGCACGCAATGCTTTCAATTTCTCTCTCCCACTTAGTTTCTAGTCGTGACTCATCATCAGTAAGCAAAGTAACCAGTATTATTTACTCTAGCTAGATCCCAGGCAAGCATATATGTGGGCGAAATAAGCGTGGATAAGCCCTTAGGAAAGTTATAAGGATGAATCGTACCACTAGGACGATATTTTGAAACAATTCAAAGTGTGGTGTTATTATTTGAACCTGCTTTTACACAGTTCTCAAGTTACAATGATAACGAAATAGGCTAGTAGAACACCACTTCAGTTTAGGGTGTATCCGCGCAGTATGCGAATGGTCTATTTACGAATGATTACAAAATgtcttaaaacatgtaaaagggcattttgtggtTTTAGCATTATCTTTTTAGGGTATGCttcagatatccatgaaaaatgaaaaacaaacccaCCAAATTCAAGTAGCGCATAATTGCAATGTAGTGCCTCATAGGACACTGTGTCGTAATTTTTGTCTGTTGACAGGCAGAAAACGCAAATACGACAGACATTGAAAAAGATGAAAAAGATAAGTACATAGTGGAAAAAATGTAACAAACATGACAATACAaaacattaggcggaggcgccgtatttaaCGTTAGCTATGGACATTTATAGAAAACATATAAAGTAATTAAATATTCAAGATtaacgctaaatacggcgcctccgcctaatgataCATGACTTAGTATTTATTCTAATCGTATATCTGGTAATCGAAATCGCACATCGTGAAATCAAAATAGGTTGGGACTAGTGGAATTGGAAGTGGATACAGCATTATGATATAAATCAGTGTTGGTTGAGTTATGATGTTCAAATGTTCAATGCAGGTGCTTTAATATAGTGGTGGAACTGCTAAATTTTGTATCTACATGTACACGAGATGCAATCAAATCAGCATTGTTACCGCTCCGAGGAAGAGGGTACAACTACATATCCTGGTACAACCTAATCACAAATTGGAAATCATGTTGCGCAGACACTCGCTCTGGTATATTGAATATCGTGGCCTAGATACAATTCGGAAAATTAGATCTACCGCTACCTCTATGTTCCATATCAAAGATTAATTTGTATTATTCACACATCTTCTTTAAATACCTCTATAAATCAGCGATGCTCAGTTGTCTCAAATGTAATATTTgttaattataatttatatgataTCATCCTGATAACGATTATTAAAACAATTGTCATTAATTAACAATCAAACTAATTGGCAGGTTATTTCCGATACGAAAatctaatttaaattaaattagcAACTTTGTACTGTTGATACCTGACAAAATCTAATTGTTTCCTTCTTGTCATTTTTGCTCATTTCAGTTACTTCGGGTACTGTCGTCGGGATATGTGTAGCATCTGTTGCGATATTCATCATGTTCGCTGTCACAATGTACCATTGCTATCGCAGGAAAAGACCTTCAATACCACACGGACCCGTACAAAAACAACCCAGTCAAGTTTATACACGCACCAAGCCAATAGCAAGTCCAGATCTTTCATCACCTGAGACGCATCCAAAATCATCACCACTTGCACCCACTAAGAGCTTCCCTCAACCACGTACCCCTTCCCCGGTTCAACCAGACCTCAAATCACCAATGAAACAGTATGTCGCACCTGAAGGAAGTGACAACAAGTTAGACCCATCTACTTTCAACAAAGATTGCTATACAGAAGAAGGCGATGAAGAAATGTGCAAGTCTGGACAGGATGACTCTGTTGATATCATCAATGAGAACTGCCCATTAGGTGAAATCGAATTCTCAGTCGAATTCAAGAAAGATAAGAATGTCTTCATGGTGACCATCCACAAGGCAAATTGTCTCCCGATAAAAGACGACCAAACCGGTACCACTGATCCTTACATTAAGCTGTGTCTGTTACCAGAGAAGAAGCACAAAGTCAAGACGAGGGTTCTGCGTAAGACCTTGAATCCCATCTATGAGGAGACCTTCACTTTCTATGGTTTAGCTTACAATCAGCTCCAGGGTGTCACACTTCACTTCGTCATCATGAGCTTCGACCGTTTCTCTCGAGATGATGTCATCGGTGAAGTCGTCGTGCCTCTGGCCAATGTAGATTTGAGCAACAAAGCAGTGAGCTTGACCAAGGAAATCAAAGCCAGGAACCCCAAGGTAATTACACAACTTCAGACTAatctttgtgaaaaaaaaaaatgttgtatcAAATTGAACACATGTTGAATAATACCAATTGGCAGGTTGTTATTAGAATTGTTGTCAAGACAGACATGATAGAACGCCTTGCGGCGGCGATACAGACATGAGTTTAAGCAGTAGTCGGCACTGAACTATCAGTGCCTTTTTATGACGTTAGAAGGAGTGTCGTTTACGTTGGTGAGGGAACATTTGAGGAATTGTGTATTGACTTTACAATATCCTTAGTTGCATATCACATCTTAAATTactttatatttttttcttctaaaaatacATTTCAATATCATGACCCAAATCGTACAAATACAATTAttgtcaaaatcaaattttgcaatCAATCTTATTCTATTTATAACAGGCATTTAATCACCTCCaggatttatatttattattgcaATGTAATGTGTGCAATCATGTCTTGGAATTAAGTTTGACAAGCGAGTGAAGCAGCTTCCTATAGATGCCTTAACTTGATTTGTACAATTTAAGATGGAAAAATCGCGCgtgtgtgtaaaaaaatttaattttcagatGTGACCCTTTCACTATTATATATTATAGAGCTTATTGGTCTTTACACAGCTTGCCTTAATAAAGCGAAATAATTCAACTCCGCACGAATTATATTCAGAGCACTAACACGGTCCGCACACTCTCTTCACGTCTTGGAATGTGTTACTTATCATTATATATTTAAACAGAGTGTTCTAGTTTTTCATCAGAGTTGTGAAAGACATCTTAACTATCTTCGTGgggtattcgccgtagaagtgacgtaataatcggattatctaccatagcaatagatgaatacaaattttgaatagatctccctgcactacaagcagattgcactaattacctgtgtatgtcagcaaacatacgataccgctcttttcaaagatagtaatcttacaggtgcgagtgatc encodes the following:
- the LOC140158906 gene encoding synaptotagmin-4-like, which encodes MPGVNLESPNIPHGTLTSGTVVGICVASVAIFIMFAVTMYHCYRRKRPSIPHGPVQKQPSQVYTRTKPIASPDLSSPETHPKSSPLAPTKSFPQPRTPSPVQPDLKSPMKQYVAPEGSDNKLDPSTFNKDCYTEEGDEEMCKSGQDDSVDIINENCPLGEIEFSVEFKKDKNVFMVTIHKANCLPIKDDQTGTTDPYIKLCLLPEKKHKVKTRVLRKTLNPIYEETFTFYGLAYNQLQGVTLHFVIMSFDRFSRDDVIGEVVVPLANVDLSNKAVSLTKEIKARNPKVPKSQGRGELLVSLCYQPAANRLTVVVLKAKNLPKMDVTGLSDPYVKIFLMYNGQRLCKKKTRLKKRTLNPVFNESFLFDVPLEGLENVSIEFQVLDHDRVTKNEIIGRLVVGRKEGESANRHWSEIMHNPRKQIAEWHKLTD